One Thunnus albacares chromosome 12, fThuAlb1.1, whole genome shotgun sequence genomic region harbors:
- the LOC122994560 gene encoding probable G-protein coupled receptor 148, with product MSPSHFKDNMISSFLISNLTQDWVESLRRWHLELFFIPTTVVTLATLLANPVLLICIFASRALRQETRYLLVANTLTADMLFLILNLATVICNAVKAEVSWLVCELITAVTVAAYCCAILTVTLMVVDTYAAVRWPLRYHDFLPPARTHCILVGVWVLSAIYPFTLVILMEVGRGDPHETVAVCLALISLGFIQIEDMIGIHVYFFVAAIICTLLIFYCYIRLYMVTRAHGIWQRRFSRARVTLLAHGVLLLLYFAPGFVFTLELFLFQDTDISQDVRVWVSTVNMCVFMLLPRAFAPYLYGLRYREISDTLVQLLHWHRRLSQTTVS from the coding sequence ATGTCTCCATCACACTTCAAAGACAACATGATATCATCATTTCTAATTTCAAACCTCACACAGGATTGGGTCGAGAGCCTGCGGAGGTGGCACCTAGAATTATTTTTCATCCCAACCACTGTGGTCACACTTGCCACCCTACTAGCCAACCCTGTTCTCCTGATATGCATCTTTGCGTCCCGTGCCCTGCGTCAGGAGACGCGTTACCTGCTGGTGGCCAACACTCTGACAGCAGACATGCTCTTTCTCATCCTCAACCTGGccacagtgatttgtaacgcTGTGAAAGCTGAGGTATCCTGGCTAGTTTGTGAGCTGATCACAGCTGTCACTGTCGCTGCTTACTGCTGTGCCATCCTCACCGTCACCCTCATGGTGGTCGACACCTACGCTGCAGTTCGCTGGCCACTCCGTTACCATGACTTTCTTCCACCTGCCCGCACCCACTGCATCCTGGTGGGGGTGTGGGTGCTGTCAGCCATATACCCGTTCACCCTGGTGATCTTAATGGAGGTGGGGAGGGGAGATCCCCACGAAACGGTGGCTGTGTGTCTAGCCCTCATCTCCCTCGGCTTCATTCAGATCGAGGACATGATAGGGATTCACGTCTACTTCTTTGTAGCAGCAATCATTTGCACCTTGCTCATTTTTTACTGCTACATTCGGCTCTACATGGTGACGAGGGCCCATGGTATCTGGCAGAGGCGCTTCTCCAGAGCTCGGGTCACGCTGCTGGCCCACGGGGTTCTGCTCCTACTCTACTTTGCCCCCGGCTTTGTTTTCACCCTGGAGCTCTTCCTGTTCCAGGACACAGACATAAGTCAAGATGTCCGTGTGTGGGTCAGCACAgtcaatatgtgtgtttttatgttgctgcCCAGGGCCTTTGCTCCGTACCTGTATGGGCTGAGGTATAGGGAAATCTCTGATACTCTAGTGCAGCTGCTGCATTGGCACAGGAGACTCAGCCAGACCACAGTGTCATAA
- the mterf4 gene encoding transcription termination factor 4, mitochondrial isoform X2 — protein sequence MGTTSAVLRWTVRNATSSVCSPLQFWRWSLQPLCIRCRLFCSSSSSLPSGQHSHEAAPLWRKTVTELSLRSLADMGFTDTQAEQIYESVSKARGGSAAKHALSSLTALFVLGLNPSSVLKILEKCPELYTVKESQLQQRIGNLRKLGLVEGSLQRVVAHYPQILTAPVKTIKSVVVFLREKCLFTAQQVTDILRDSPAIVQENLAQLEYKFQYVYFRMGIKQTEMVKSRLFRFTLDEVRCRHSFLERRGLYQTPDKKGQTAIINPKLDSILNIDQDTFLTDVAKASAEEYDVFQRLMAREWREQEQQEQHGNIEVDSDDEEEEDDEEEEETGGKSGYRKRRKK from the exons ATGGGCACCACTAGTGCT GTTCTTCGGTGGACTGTGAGAAATGCCACCTCCTCTGTATGCAGTCCACTTCAGTTTTGGAGATGGTCCCTGCAGCCACTGTGCATCCGGTGTAGATTGTTCTGTTCCTCCAGCAGCAGTCTGCCATCAGGACAACACAGCCATGAAGCAGCTCCTCTGTGGAGGAAGACAGTCACAGAGCTGTCCCTACGCTCTTTAGCTGATATGGGATTCACAGATACCCAGGCAGAACAGATATATGAGTCTGTGTCCAAAGCCAGAGGGGGAAGTGCTGCCAAACATGCTCTGTCAAGTCTCAcagctctgtttgttttgggCCTCAACCCTTCCAGTGTGCTGAAGATACTGGAGAAATGTCCTGAACTTTACACTGTCAAGGAATCACAGCTTCAGCAGCGCATAGGCAACCTGCGGAAACTAGGTTTAGTTGAAG GAAGTCTTCAGAGAGTGGTGGCCCATTACCCTCAGATCCTGACTGCGCCTGTGAAGACAATAAAAAGTGTGGTGGTGTTCCTCAGAGAGAAGTGCCTGTTTACAGCTCAGCAGGTCACGGACATCCTCAGAGATAGTCCAGCCATAGTGCAAGAGAACCTGGCTCAGCTGGAGTACAAGTTTCAG TACGTCTACTTCAGAATGGGTAtcaaacagacagagatggTGAAGTCCAGGTTATTCCGTTTCACTCTGGACGAGGTGCGCTGTCGACACAGTTTTCTGGAGCGCAGGGGCTTGTACCAAACCCCAGACAAGAAAGGACAGACGGCCATCATCAACCCCAAACTGGACAGCATCCTTAACATTGACCAGGACACTTTCCTCACGGATGTTGCCAAGGCGTCAGCGGAGGAGTATGATGTGTTTCAGAGACTGATGGCAAGAGAATGGCGGGaacaggagcagcaggagcagcatgGCAACATCGAAGTCGACAGTGATGAcgaggaagaagaggatgacgaagaggaagaggagactgGAGGCAAGAGTGGCtacaggaagagaagaaagaaatga
- the mterf4 gene encoding transcription termination factor 4, mitochondrial isoform X1 yields MGTTSAVRQVLRWTVRNATSSVCSPLQFWRWSLQPLCIRCRLFCSSSSSLPSGQHSHEAAPLWRKTVTELSLRSLADMGFTDTQAEQIYESVSKARGGSAAKHALSSLTALFVLGLNPSSVLKILEKCPELYTVKESQLQQRIGNLRKLGLVEGSLQRVVAHYPQILTAPVKTIKSVVVFLREKCLFTAQQVTDILRDSPAIVQENLAQLEYKFQYVYFRMGIKQTEMVKSRLFRFTLDEVRCRHSFLERRGLYQTPDKKGQTAIINPKLDSILNIDQDTFLTDVAKASAEEYDVFQRLMAREWREQEQQEQHGNIEVDSDDEEEEDDEEEEETGGKSGYRKRRKK; encoded by the exons ATGGGCACCACTAGTGCTGTACGTCAG GTTCTTCGGTGGACTGTGAGAAATGCCACCTCCTCTGTATGCAGTCCACTTCAGTTTTGGAGATGGTCCCTGCAGCCACTGTGCATCCGGTGTAGATTGTTCTGTTCCTCCAGCAGCAGTCTGCCATCAGGACAACACAGCCATGAAGCAGCTCCTCTGTGGAGGAAGACAGTCACAGAGCTGTCCCTACGCTCTTTAGCTGATATGGGATTCACAGATACCCAGGCAGAACAGATATATGAGTCTGTGTCCAAAGCCAGAGGGGGAAGTGCTGCCAAACATGCTCTGTCAAGTCTCAcagctctgtttgttttgggCCTCAACCCTTCCAGTGTGCTGAAGATACTGGAGAAATGTCCTGAACTTTACACTGTCAAGGAATCACAGCTTCAGCAGCGCATAGGCAACCTGCGGAAACTAGGTTTAGTTGAAG GAAGTCTTCAGAGAGTGGTGGCCCATTACCCTCAGATCCTGACTGCGCCTGTGAAGACAATAAAAAGTGTGGTGGTGTTCCTCAGAGAGAAGTGCCTGTTTACAGCTCAGCAGGTCACGGACATCCTCAGAGATAGTCCAGCCATAGTGCAAGAGAACCTGGCTCAGCTGGAGTACAAGTTTCAG TACGTCTACTTCAGAATGGGTAtcaaacagacagagatggTGAAGTCCAGGTTATTCCGTTTCACTCTGGACGAGGTGCGCTGTCGACACAGTTTTCTGGAGCGCAGGGGCTTGTACCAAACCCCAGACAAGAAAGGACAGACGGCCATCATCAACCCCAAACTGGACAGCATCCTTAACATTGACCAGGACACTTTCCTCACGGATGTTGCCAAGGCGTCAGCGGAGGAGTATGATGTGTTTCAGAGACTGATGGCAAGAGAATGGCGGGaacaggagcagcaggagcagcatgGCAACATCGAAGTCGACAGTGATGAcgaggaagaagaggatgacgaagaggaagaggagactgGAGGCAAGAGTGGCtacaggaagagaagaaagaaatga